The Chryseobacterium glaciei DNA window TGATGGATTGGCATCACCTGCCAACACAGAAGCAATAGAATTACCAGCTTCAGAACCCAAATACCAAGACTGAATAATTGTCGGGACTTCCTTTACCCAAGGCATGGCAACTGCATTTCCTGAAACCAGAACTACAGCAAAATTTTTATTCGCTTTTGCCAAAGCTGAGATCACATTATCCTGATTGTATGGTAATCCGTAACTTTTTCTGTCGTTTCCTTCACTGTCCTGGAAGTCGGCTTTATTTAATCCGCCAACGAAGATTACGTAATCCGATTTTTTTGCCAATTCTACAGCTTCATTTAATAATTCGGCTTCAGAACGAGTGTCTTTTAAATCCTGTCCGGATTTTACGCCGTTATATTCTCCACCAATATCTCCAACATATCCTCTTGCATATTGCACATCGGATTGTTTCCCGAATCTTGCTTTAATTCCGTCTAAAGGTAGCGTTTCATATTTCACTTTTAATGAAGATGAACCTCCTCCAACAGTCATGATTTTAATAGCATTTTCACCAATAACGGCAATTTTTTTAGCTTTATTAATATCGATTGGAAGAACGTTTCCTTGGTTCTTCAACAAAACAATTCCTTCTTCACCAATTTCTTTAGCAACAGCTTTATGTTCCTCAGAAGCGACATTTCCGAAAGGTTTATTTCGGTTCATTGTCGTTTTGTAGGCAAGATTTAATAGTCTTGTTACTTTATCGTCAAGTTCTTTTGTGCCTACTTTTCCTGATTTAATTAGATCTAAATAGGGTTTTGCTAAATAGTAATTATCGTACGCATTTTTTGTTCCTGCAGAAAGTCCGTTCGTCCAGCTTCCGAATTCAAGATCCAATCCGTTATGGATGGCCTGTTCAGTATTATTGACAGCTCCCCAATCGGAAACTACAACGCCTTTATATTTCCATTCTCCTTTTAAAATATCATTTAAAAGATATTGATTCTGACTTGCATATTGACCTTTATACATGTCGTAAGCACCCATAATCGTCCAAGAATCTCCTTCTGTAACTGCAGCTTTGAAAGGCGGAAGATAAATTTCATACAACGTTCTGTCATCAATTTTCACATTACTTGTATGACGAAACATTTCCTGATTATTAAGAGCATAATGCTTCACAGAAGTCGCCACACCGTTTGACTGAACACCTTTTATGTAAGGGACTACCATTTTTGAGGTTAAATAAGGATCTTCACCCATGTACTCGAAATTTCTTCCGTTCAAGGGTGTTCTGTAAATATTGACTCCAGGTCCCAAAAGAATATCTTTCTTTCTGTAACGGGCTTCTTCACCAAGAGCTTTGCCGTAATTCCATGACATTTTTTTATTCCATGTAGCGGAAAGAGCGGTCAGAGCAGGGTACGCGATTATGGAGTCGTTCGTCCAGCCGGCTTGGTTCCATTCGTCCCACATTACTTCCGGGCGTACACCGTGTGGACCGTCTGTTGTCCAGAATTCAGGAATTCCCAATCTTGGAACTCCGGGAGAACTGAACTTCGACTGTGCATGAAGCATCGCCACTTTTTCTTCCAACGTCATTCTGGAAAGCGCATCCTGAACGCGTTGTTCAACTGGTTTGGATTCATCCAAATAAACGGGTAGAGTTGTATTTTGAGCCATAGAATAAGCAGAAATAAGAGTGAATAAACTTACGATGGCAGTTT harbors:
- a CDS encoding glycoside hydrolase family 3 C-terminal domain-containing protein, coding for MLKKTAIVSLFTLISAYSMAQNTTLPVYLDESKPVEQRVQDALSRMTLEEKVAMLHAQSKFSSPGVPRLGIPEFWTTDGPHGVRPEVMWDEWNQAGWTNDSIIAYPALTALSATWNKKMSWNYGKALGEEARYRKKDILLGPGVNIYRTPLNGRNFEYMGEDPYLTSKMVVPYIKGVQSNGVATSVKHYALNNQEMFRHTSNVKIDDRTLYEIYLPPFKAAVTEGDSWTIMGAYDMYKGQYASQNQYLLNDILKGEWKYKGVVVSDWGAVNNTEQAIHNGLDLEFGSWTNGLSAGTKNAYDNYYLAKPYLDLIKSGKVGTKELDDKVTRLLNLAYKTTMNRNKPFGNVASEEHKAVAKEIGEEGIVLLKNQGNVLPIDINKAKKIAVIGENAIKIMTVGGGSSSLKVKYETLPLDGIKARFGKQSDVQYARGYVGDIGGEYNGVKSGQDLKDTRSEAELLNEAVELAKKSDYVIFVGGLNKADFQDSEGNDRKSYGLPYNQDNVISALAKANKNFAVVLVSGNAVAMPWVKEVPTIIQSWYLGSEAGNSIASVLAGDANPSGKLPFSFPVKLEDNSAHTLGEYPGNKEELAAGKGKDQKNPINITYNEGIFVGYRWHDTKKIKPLFSFGHGLSYTTFEFGKAKADKTTISQEDKITFTVSVKNTGKKAGAEVAQLYISDLKSSVERPTKELKGFEKVFLNPGEEKEVTFTIDKTALSFFDAQKHDWVAEPGDFEALIGNSSDAIKTKVKFTLK